The genomic stretch GCTTCATCGCATGTTGGTTGCGCGAATGTGTATCCGTAGCGTGGATGTTCAACGTGCTGCAGCCGTTCCGCGCACGCGCAACGTTCGATGCGCCCGCCGATGCGGGCAGGCGCGTGCCTGTGCTGATGGTCCACGGCTATGGCTGCAACCATGCGGTGTGGCTGCCGATGCAGCAGCATCTGGCCGCCGCCGGACATCCGACCGACGCCATCGATCTCATGCCGTTGCTGGGCGACATCGACGAATACGCCCAGGACATCGTTGCGGCCGTCGCGCAGCTGACGCGCGCGCACGGGCGCGCGCCCGTCTTGCTCTGCCACAGCATGGGCGGACTCGCTGCGCGAGCGCTGCTTCGACAAGCGGAGCCTAGCCCGGTGACCCACGTGATCACGCTCGGCACGCCACATCGGGGCACGGCAATGGCGCGTACAGGGCGCGGCCGCAACGTCCGTCAGATGGCGTGGGCGAGCCCGTGGCTGCGCCAACTTGCGGCGTCTGAAACGCTGGCCGTTCGGGCGCGCATCACGTCAATCTTCTCGTGGCACGACTCCATTGTTGGGCCGCCCGGTGCGTCTTGGCTGGAAGGCGCGCGGCACATCCCCCTTGCAGGGATCGGCCATGTGTCGCTGCTATGCGACGCACGCGTGCGCGATGCTGTGCTGGCGGAGCTTGTACGGATTGAAGGCATCACGGCGACCGCCTCTGCTTGAAACCCGCGCCCGGCGTACTTCTTGGGCGTACGCCTCCTCCGGCCCGGCAACCACGTCATGTGACGGTCATGTTTCTGACACGGCTTTTTCATGCAGCGATGGCGAAATCCGTCTAACGCAGCCTCTGTTGCCGACATGGTCCTGCCAAAACTGCCATCGCGCCCTGGTTTCCTCCGCCGCCTCGCGCAACGCTTTCGCGCTGCTCCCCTCACCGGTTCCGACTGGAACGCTCCACCGCCTCTGATGCAAATGGCCGCCGGGCTCGCCGCCGCGGGCGCGCTGGGCTCAGCCTTACCGGCCGGGCGTGGCGATGTCCGTGAGCACGAGGCACCCGTCGCCACGCCAGCTTCGACAGCAACACCGGACCGCGCGGCTGACACCGACACTGACCCGCCCGCCGAGAAAATTCAGCGCTATCGCACGATCTGGCTGTCGGATATCCACCTCGGTACGCCGGGCTGCCAAGCCGATTACCTGCTCGACTTCCTCAAGCATCACGAATCGGACACGCTGTACCTGGTGGGCGACATCGTCGACGGCTGGCAACTGCGCAAGGGCTGGTACTGGCCGCAGGCCCACAACGATGTGGTGCAGAAGGTGCTGCGCCGCGCGCGCAAAGGCACGCGTGTGGTCTTCATCCCGGGCAACCACGACGAGATGGCGCGCCAGTTCCACGGCCTGAACTTTGGCGATATAGAAGTCGCTGAAGATGCTGTGCACGTGACCGCTACGGGAAAGCGCCTGTGGGTCGTGCACGGCGACCTGTTCGACGGTGTGATGCAGCACGCGCGCTGGCTGGCTTACGTGGGCGATTCGCTCTACACCTTCATCCTGGCGATGAACCGGCACTTCAACCGCATCCGCGTGCGGCTTGGTTTTCCGTACTGGTCGCTGTCGCAATACCTGAAGCATCAGGTCAAGAACGCGGTCAACTTCATCAATTCGTTCGAGCGTGTGATGACGGACGAAGCGCGCCGCCGCGGCTGCGACGGCGTGGTCTGCGGGCATATCCACAAAGCCGAGATCCGCGAGATCGACGGCCAGCTTTACTGCAACGACGGCGACTGGGTGGAGAGCCTCTCCGCGTTGGTCGAAACCATGGAAGGCGAACTGCAGATCGTCTACTGGACGCATCTGCTCGATGCGCCGCGCACCTCCCGCCGCGCACGCCGTGCCGCTGCGGCCGCCGCCTGATGGAAGCCCCTATGACCAACACCAGCATCGACTTCGCCCAGCCCGCTGCGGCCCAACCTACCCCCCAAGGAGAGCCCGTGAAAGTCATGATCGTCACCGATGCCTGGGAACCGCA from Ralstonia pickettii encodes the following:
- a CDS encoding esterase/lipase family protein; the protein is MTHADLSASSVPFASLTAATVRRIAVALQCAATIAVGWAAHDWAGWHWPAATLLAGAALVLGYLLSVGWAFLVSLKSLGTAIPDDPMWDRMPVPCEQRIGITGFIACWLRECVSVAWMFNVLQPFRARATFDAPADAGRRVPVLMVHGYGCNHAVWLPMQQHLAAAGHPTDAIDLMPLLGDIDEYAQDIVAAVAQLTRAHGRAPVLLCHSMGGLAARALLRQAEPSPVTHVITLGTPHRGTAMARTGRGRNVRQMAWASPWLRQLAASETLAVRARITSIFSWHDSIVGPPGASWLEGARHIPLAGIGHVSLLCDARVRDAVLAELVRIEGITATASA
- a CDS encoding UDP-2,3-diacylglucosamine diphosphatase is translated as MQMAAGLAAAGALGSALPAGRGDVREHEAPVATPASTATPDRAADTDTDPPAEKIQRYRTIWLSDIHLGTPGCQADYLLDFLKHHESDTLYLVGDIVDGWQLRKGWYWPQAHNDVVQKVLRRARKGTRVVFIPGNHDEMARQFHGLNFGDIEVAEDAVHVTATGKRLWVVHGDLFDGVMQHARWLAYVGDSLYTFILAMNRHFNRIRVRLGFPYWSLSQYLKHQVKNAVNFINSFERVMTDEARRRGCDGVVCGHIHKAEIREIDGQLYCNDGDWVESLSALVETMEGELQIVYWTHLLDAPRTSRRARRAAAAAA